Below is a window of Streptomyces sp. ITFR-16 DNA.
CCGTGTACGCGCCGGCGCCGCCGAGGACGGCCACCGCGCCGAGCGCGATCAGGCCGCCCGCCGCCGATCCCCGGCCGCCGTCGGAGGAGGAGCCGCCCCAGGATGCGGGGGCGTGGCCCCTGGCCTGTTCGACGGCACGGTCGACGAAGGCGTTCAGCTGGGTCGCGGCGTCGGTGTCCGCGCCGGGGGCCTTCACGGCGTCGGTCAGATTGCGGACGGCCTGGGTGGACATCACCTGCGGGTCGGCGCCCGCGTTGAAGCCGTCACCGAGGCGGACGGCGTAGACGCCGGTGATCCCGGTGTCGGTGCGCAGGGTGCGCAGGACGCTGTCCTCGGGGAAGGCGGGGCTCTGCGGCAGCACGGCCACGAAGACCGGCTTGTCCGCGTCCTTGATCTTCTTCGTGAGCGCGTCGGCCTGGCCCCTGGAGAGGGCGGCGGACGCGGCGGGGTCGACGTAGACCGGACCCCTCCGCAGCGCCTGGGCGACCTCGTCGACGGTCGAGGCGCCGGTGGCGGCGGGTGCGGCGGGCGCCAGGACCAGGGCCAGCGCCGACATCATGAGGAGGAGTCCCGCCAGGAAGGCCGGGACCGGGACGGTGGGGAACGGCCTGTTCCGCATACTCCCAAGTTAACCCAAAAGGGTGAAGAACGGGCGGGCGGCAACCCTCGCCACCCGCCCGCTCAGCTGCCTCACGCGGCCCGGTACGCCGCCCTCAGCTTCGCCACCGCGCCGGTCAGGTCACCGGTCAGCAGCAGGTGGTCGGCGTCCGCGAACGGCTTGGACACCTTCTCCGTCAGCTTCCCGCCGATCTTCTGCTGGACCAGCAGCCGGGCCTGGCCGACGATCGCGCGGCCCACCTCGGTCCGGCCGAGACCGGTCTTCTGGGCCACCTGAGCGGCCAGCGCGAGCGCGGTGAGCGTCAGCTCGCCGCCCGCCGGGGGCTTCCTCAGCGTGGTGAGGCCCCAGCCGTAGGGGAACTGCGGGTCGTACGCCGCGTCGCCCACGTTGATCGGCAGCTGCGCCTCGGACCTGGGCCAGGTCACCGGGAGCTGTCCGGTGAAGGCCCGCTTGCCGAAGAGCACGTCGGCCACGCCGTCGCCCTCGGTGCCCGGCAGCCAGGAGGCCACCAGGGCGTCGATGTCACCGAGCCGGTCGCCGATGAGCTGCGGGCGGCCCGAGACGATCAGGACGGCGCACTTCATCGCGGCGCAGACCTTGTCCACCGCGGCCTTGTCGGCGGCGGACAGTTCCAGGTCGTGACCGTTGCCGACGTCGCCGACACCCTCCGCGTACGGGGTCTCGCCGACGACCACGACACCGACGTCGTAGCCGTCCGTGGCGGCCGAGGCGTCCTTGGAGTACGTGACGGACGCGGCGTCCTTCTTCATCGCGGACAGGATCGTGGTGCCCGGGGTGATGTTCCCGGACGAGCCCTGCCAGCTGACGGTCCAGCCGCCGGCCTGGTTGCCGATGTCGTCGGCGTTGGAGCCGGCGACGTACACCTTCTGCGAGGACTTCAGCGGCAGCACACCGCCGTCGTTCTTCAGCAGCACCTGGGACTCGGCGGCGGCCTGGCGGGCCACCGCGCGGTGCTCGGCCGAGCCGACCTTGTCCAGGTTGGACGTGTCCGCGTACGGCTTCTCGAACAGGCCCAGCTCGAACTTCTGCGTGAGGATGCGGGAGACCGCGTCATCGATCCGGGCCTGCGGAATCCGGCCCGCGGTGACCTCGTCCTGGAGCGTCCTGGTGAAGTCCTTGTACGCCGTCGGCACCATGATCATGTCGAGTCCGGCGTTGACGGAGGTCCGCACGTCGCTCGCGTAGTCGCCGGGGATCTGGTCGATCGCCTGCCAGTCGCTGATGACGAAGCCCTTGAACCCCATCCGGTCCTTCAGCACACCGTTGATCATCTCGGCGTCGGCGTGCATCTTCACCGGGCCCCGGTCGTCCCCGAGGATGTCGAGCGAGGAGTACGACGGCATGACCGTGCCGATCCCCCGCTTGACCGCCTCGCCGAACGGGGCGAGGTGGACGGCCTCCAGCTCCTGCCGGGTGACCTTGGTGACGCCCTGGTCGATCGGGTACGAACCGGTGGTCGAGGAGCCGTACTCCGTACCACCGTCGCCGACGAAGTGCTTGGCGGTGGCCAGCACCTTGTCGTTGCGGGCCAGGTCCTTGCCGGAGGCGGCACCCTGCATGCCCTGGATCACCGTCTCCAGCGACTCCACCAGCGCCGGGTCCTCACCGTAGGACTCGTAGGCGCGGCCCCAGCGGTCGTCGCGCGAGACGCACAGGCAGGGCGCGAAGTCCCACGGGATGCCCGTGGCACGCACCTCGCTCGCGGTGACGGCGCCGGTCTTCTCGACGGTCTTCGGGTCGCGGGTGGCCCCCAGCCCGACGTTGTGCGGCATGATCGTCGAGCCGATCACGTTGTTGTGGCCGTGCACCGCGTCCACGCCGTAGATCAGCGGGATCTGGAAGCGGGTCGCCCGGGCGCGCAGCTGGTAGGAGTCGATCATCTTCGCCCAGGCCGCCGGCGTGTTGGGCGTGGGGACCGAGCCGCCGCCGGAGAGCAGCGAGCCGAGGTCGTAGGCGGCGATGTCGCCCTGCGAGGCGAGC
It encodes the following:
- a CDS encoding glycoside hydrolase family 3 N-terminal domain-containing protein, producing MPPRTRHRARPATAALAAAAVLAGLLAGAVPSSAAPAADEPAPVAIDRFEGEVPFANQPAEGIFTWGGDADDPPALELKERADAPEGAKVLEGTYDISGYGGLSHDYAADQPAHDWSAHKGIRFWWYGQNTAPLPPGSGKKINFEIKDGGANGEASELWTTSFTDDWEGWHQVEIPFADFVYRGDYQPVGGIDQVLGLNEMWGWALTLPTGAPGTFAMDGVELYGKADAALKASVVTDAAVHPVQQGGTARLDLSVATTGSLPLEEPVTVAYETKGGSAAPGTDYTPVSGTYTFPAGTASGTTHRVTVTTKKVTGAASAKTVPLELTVTGAKPPKENPQVVIDAHGLPYQNAGLPVKKRVADLLARMSPAEKAGQMTQAERNALASQGDIAAYDLGSLLSGGGSVPTPNTPAAWAKMIDSYQLRARATRFQIPLIYGVDAVHGHNNVIGSTIMPHNVGLGATRDPKTVEKTGAVTASEVRATGIPWDFAPCLCVSRDDRWGRAYESYGEDPALVESLETVIQGMQGAASGKDLARNDKVLATAKHFVGDGGTEYGSSTTGSYPIDQGVTKVTRQELEAVHLAPFGEAVKRGIGTVMPSYSSLDILGDDRGPVKMHADAEMINGVLKDRMGFKGFVISDWQAIDQIPGDYASDVRTSVNAGLDMIMVPTAYKDFTRTLQDEVTAGRIPQARIDDAVSRILTQKFELGLFEKPYADTSNLDKVGSAEHRAVARQAAAESQVLLKNDGGVLPLKSSQKVYVAGSNADDIGNQAGGWTVSWQGSSGNITPGTTILSAMKKDAASVTYSKDASAATDGYDVGVVVVGETPYAEGVGDVGNGHDLELSAADKAAVDKVCAAMKCAVLIVSGRPQLIGDRLGDIDALVASWLPGTEGDGVADVLFGKRAFTGQLPVTWPRSEAQLPINVGDAAYDPQFPYGWGLTTLRKPPAGGELTLTALALAAQVAQKTGLGRTEVGRAIVGQARLLVQQKIGGKLTEKVSKPFADADHLLLTGDLTGAVAKLRAAYRAA